TATGACCCGCACATGCCCTACGATCCGCCCGGTGCGTACCGGACCATGTACGCCGCGGGGCACGGCCACCGGGATGTGCGGGGTTCTCGCGATGCGTGGGGGCGTTCGCAGTCAGCGCCTTCGACCGCGCGTCTCCCGGATGCCTATGCGGGCGAAGTGAGCTACATGGACGAGCATGCAGGGAGGCTTCTGGACGGGCTTCGTGCGCGAGGCATATTGGATGGTGCGCTGCTGCTGGTTACGAGCGACCACGGGGAAACGCTCCTCGACCACACGCCCCATTTCGATCACGGTCTTACAGTCTACGAAGACACCATGCACGTCATTTGCATGTTCCGTCTGCCGGGCGCGGCACGGGGAGGAACGCGGGTTTCCGGACAGGTGTCCAACAGTGACTTCCTGCCGACGATATTGGGCTTTCTGGGTTTGATGCCGCCCAAGGGCGTTGAAGGGAAAGCCATAGACCTGCTGGAAGAGACTATCCGGACCCCGCATGACCGGGTATTTGGACAAGCCACGAAGCCTCATGCGATAGTCGAAGCCGGTCAGGCGTGGCCGAACATGCGCAAGGCGCGCGTTGTGCGCGAGGGAGACCTGGCTTTCATCCAGACACCTTTTAAGGGCGAGGAAGAACTATACGACCTGTGCCGTGACCCGCGCCAGCACAGGAATCTCGTTGAGGAAAAGCAGTGGAGCAGCCGGGTCACCGCGTTGCGGGAGCACCTGGAAGCGTGGGCGGCCTCGGCGC
This genomic stretch from Candidatus Hydrogenedentota bacterium harbors:
- a CDS encoding sulfatase, whose product is MSNYRKTNSNGRVFSIVLAACLALSPFTAIRAAETPNSQDASAARAHVILVSLDTTRADHLGCYGSKRVKTPRLDALARESILFEDCLTAVPTTLASHVTMFTGKYPHTHGVPRNGFLVNDENVMLAEILKERGYRTAAFPASFALHGRFQIAQGFDYYDDGYQDVAAVGDPRNQRRAADVTRAVLEHVGKMTGEGPWFLFVHYYDPHMPYDPPGAYRTMYAAGHGHRDVRGSRDAWGRSQSAPSTARLPDAYAGEVSYMDEHAGRLLDGLRARGILDGALLLVTSDHGETLLDHTPHFDHGLTVYEDTMHVICMFRLPGAARGGTRVSGQVSNSDFLPTILGFLGLMPPKGVEGKAIDLLEETIRTPHDRVFGQATKPHAIVEAGQAWPNMRKARVVREGDLAFIQTPFKGEEELYDLCRDPRQHRNLVEEKQWSSRVTALREHLEAWAASARPLPSRFETSGRGETLERLEALGYLE